A portion of the Thermosipho atlanticus DSM 15807 genome contains these proteins:
- a CDS encoding HD-GYP domain-containing protein, whose translation MVLIFIEWKNRNLDFSNLNFLILILFFVLFEAIGINFQSFVSKKFGNSERTGLFFSTGVIISVLSAAILSPGLAALIPLIGYIFLRINVIFSKNYFYFLFNTSSLGIATYVTSKFLHFSFDFFGNNLYFGILFITFGSIIYFTLNVSFSIIFLFSIYETTSKELVDIVIGEGKFLNAFSTSINTLIIYVLYNYMGIFAIPISLFTLITIQLSNYYANKYRNAKIELLMALIKSIEEKDPYTAGHGEKVAKIASEIASELGFIKREVELLKTAAILHDIGKIGIPDLIILKRGKLSPEEYLIMKEHPKKGYEILKQINEFEDTVAKWVLHHHERWDGKGYPDGLKGEEIPLEARILTIADVYHALISNRPYRDALSREKALNIIEEEAGKIFDPQLVKIFIKLAKEGRI comes from the coding sequence ATGGTCCTTATTTTTATTGAATGGAAAAATAGAAATCTTGATTTTTCAAATTTGAACTTTTTAATTTTAATCTTATTTTTTGTTTTATTTGAGGCAATAGGTATTAATTTTCAGTCTTTCGTTTCCAAAAAATTTGGTAATTCAGAAAGAACAGGATTATTTTTTAGCACAGGTGTAATAATAAGCGTATTATCAGCTGCAATTTTAAGTCCAGGTCTTGCCGCTCTTATTCCTTTAATAGGTTATATTTTTTTAAGGATAAATGTTATTTTTAGTAAAAACTATTTTTATTTTTTGTTTAATACTTCTTCTTTAGGAATAGCAACTTATGTTACGTCTAAATTTTTACATTTTTCATTTGATTTTTTTGGAAATAATTTGTATTTTGGAATACTGTTTATAACGTTTGGTTCAATCATTTATTTCACATTAAACGTGTCATTTTCAATAATATTTTTATTTTCTATTTATGAAACGACCTCTAAGGAATTAGTTGATATTGTAATAGGTGAGGGGAAATTCCTCAATGCTTTTTCAACATCTATTAATACGTTAATAATTTATGTTTTATATAATTATATGGGAATTTTTGCAATCCCTATTTCCTTGTTTACGTTAATAACTATTCAACTTAGTAACTATTATGCAAATAAATATAGAAACGCTAAAATAGAACTTTTAATGGCTTTGATTAAGAGTATTGAAGAGAAAGATCCTTACACTGCAGGTCACGGTGAAAAAGTTGCAAAAATTGCTTCCGAGATAGCTTCAGAGCTTGGTTTTATAAAAAGAGAAGTAGAGTTGTTAAAAACTGCAGCAATTCTTCATGATATAGGAAAAATAGGTATTCCAGATTTAATAATTTTAAAAAGGGGTAAATTATCACCTGAGGAATATCTAATAATGAAGGAACATCCAAAAAAGGGTTATGAAATTTTGAAGCAAATAAATGAGTTTGAAGATACCGTAGCAAAATGGGTTTTACATCATCATGAAAGATGGGATGGGAAAGGATATCCTGATGGTTTGAAGGGCGAAGAAATTCCTTTAGAGGCGAGAATTTTAACTATAGCAGACGTGTACCATGCTTTAATAAGTAACAGACCATATCGAGACGCTTTGTCCAGAGAAAAAGCTTTAAATATTATTGAGGAGGAAGCGGGGAAAATTTTTGATCCACAATTAGTAAAAATTTTTATAAAATTAGCGAAAGAGGGGAGAATATGA
- a CDS encoding DUF5317 domain-containing protein, producing the protein MIVYVFAVALVLSIFTKRIKHVIQRNYKFFYLFPVPFVLQWIPQYREVWMPLSFAILVTLLILNKHIPGFKLMTVGTILNSFVMLINGWKMPVLRALADKYQLPVGMRHVLLDSFSAKLVLGDWIPIILPWKEVFIISVGDIFVYIGVFLFFLKIQKDK; encoded by the coding sequence ATGATTGTATATGTTTTTGCTGTTGCATTAGTGTTGTCAATATTTACGAAGAGGATTAAACATGTTATTCAAAGGAATTATAAGTTTTTCTATCTGTTTCCAGTTCCATTTGTTTTACAGTGGATACCACAGTATAGGGAAGTTTGGATGCCTTTGTCATTTGCCATTTTAGTAACTCTTCTTATCTTAAACAAGCATATTCCCGGCTTTAAGTTAATGACAGTAGGTACTATTTTAAATTCTTTTGTAATGTTAATAAATGGTTGGAAAATGCCGGTTTTGAGGGCTCTTGCTGATAAATATCAGCTACCAGTTGGGATGAGACATGTCCTTCTAGACAGTTTTTCTGCTAAACTTGTTTTAGGAGACTGGATCCCTATTATTCTTCCCTGGAAAGAAGTGTTTATAATAAGTGTAGGAGATATTTTCGTATACATTGGTGTTTTCCTTTTCTTTTTGAAAATACAAAAAGACAAATGA
- the tsaB gene encoding tRNA (adenosine(37)-N6)-threonylcarbamoyltransferase complex dimerization subunit type 1 TsaB produces MKIFALDSSTEKIVMVYKDNEKILTFSYKGKDKHGKNIGLLSQKLKDLGIDFYGLDIIGVGIGPGSITGLRVGISFALGLGLGKKMVTIPSTKIIAANLLNCGKNIVVARKARQGYLYGAVYDSKLNVLIEPFINSIDGFRKVISKCSDYIVIGDGSEFLEDNGLKDDFNYPSPERLLYVFEREIESENFAETVQPLYLQKSIAEINFEKRRKGE; encoded by the coding sequence ATGAAAATATTTGCACTTGATTCGTCTACAGAAAAAATAGTTATGGTATATAAAGATAATGAGAAAATATTGACATTCTCATATAAAGGTAAAGACAAACATGGAAAAAATATAGGTTTGTTATCTCAAAAATTAAAGGATTTAGGAATAGATTTTTATGGTTTAGATATAATTGGTGTTGGTATAGGTCCTGGAAGTATTACTGGTTTACGGGTTGGAATTTCTTTTGCGTTAGGATTGGGTTTAGGAAAAAAGATGGTTACAATTCCATCTACAAAAATTATTGCTGCAAATCTTTTAAATTGTGGTAAAAACATTGTAGTTGCTAGAAAAGCAAGGCAAGGTTATTTGTATGGAGCAGTCTATGACAGTAAGTTGAACGTTTTAATTGAACCATTTATAAATTCGATAGATGGGTTTAGGAAAGTCATTTCAAAGTGTTCTGATTATATAGTTATTGGTGATGGTTCAGAATTTTTGGAAGATAATGGTTTAAAAGATGATTTTAATTATCCGTCTCCTGAAAGACTTTTATATGTTTTTGAAAGGGAAATAGAAAGTGAAAACTTTGCTGAAACAGTGCAACCTTTGTATCTTCAAAAATCAATTGCTGAAATTAACTTTGAGAAGAGAAGAAAGGGTGAATAA
- the mutS gene encoding DNA mismatch repair protein MutS yields the protein MMKQYMDIKKNYSDAILLFRLGDFYEAFFEDAKVISKVLNIVLTKRQNAPMAGIPYHALDNYLKKLVESGYKVAICEQMEDPSQAKGIVRREVTRVVTPGTLIEDEMLSTENNYLMAVDYFDGTFHSILVDVSTGEVLVKEFESLSSVIDFLRINTVSQVICPESIFDDLKKEIPNLFIEKLNDWYFEEAEKKIKDTYRVASIDHFELGKSLRIFGATIKYLEYTLMVDISLSAPKKIEETDWMILDSRTVENLSLIPGERGKNLYDILNKTKTSMGARLLKKWILQPLRNFEKIMERQKIVEAFFNDRLLLNEVREYLNSIYDIERILTRLSYKKATPKDLVSLRYSISVIPNIISALETNEKLVEFSRKIKTFTNVEKLIEKAIFEEPSNTPGDGKVIKDGFSIELDEYRQLLTHSSDKLKEFEIKEKEKTGIQKLKIGYNQVFGYYIEVPKGQIKNVPDYFIRKQTLVNSERYITPELKEFEDKIMSAKEKIEIIEKKIFEDVCQEISKYIPEIKQTAELIAQLDVLTNLAYVSSLYGYTKPEFSKNKFLIKKGRHAVVERYVSNFIPNDTYMDENIRMYIITGPNMSGKSTYIRQVGLITLLAQIGSFVPAEYAVLPIFDRIFTRIGARDDISTGRSTFLVEMNEVALILSKATKDSLVLLDEVGRGTSTFDGISIAWAMSEYLYNEIKCKTMFATHFTELTELSDVYNGIRNLTIKVEETNNGVVFLYEVIEGVADKSYGIEVAAIAGVPGGVVERAKEILKVITEKSELEKKVRVLKEGQLKKLARKSKISKDQISIFEVGENN from the coding sequence ATGATGAAACAATATATGGACATAAAGAAGAATTACAGTGATGCTATTTTACTTTTCAGATTAGGAGATTTTTATGAAGCTTTTTTTGAAGATGCAAAAGTTATTTCAAAAGTTTTAAATATAGTTTTGACTAAAAGGCAAAATGCTCCTATGGCGGGTATTCCGTATCATGCTCTCGATAATTATTTAAAGAAGCTTGTTGAAAGTGGTTATAAAGTGGCAATTTGTGAACAAATGGAAGATCCTTCGCAAGCAAAAGGAATTGTGAGAAGAGAAGTAACTCGCGTTGTTACTCCAGGAACATTGATCGAAGATGAAATGCTATCAACTGAAAATAACTATCTAATGGCTGTTGATTATTTTGATGGAACTTTTCATTCTATTCTTGTTGATGTATCTACTGGAGAGGTTTTAGTAAAAGAATTTGAAAGCTTGAGTTCGGTAATTGATTTTTTAAGAATAAACACAGTTTCACAAGTAATATGTCCGGAAAGTATTTTTGATGATTTAAAAAAAGAAATCCCAAATCTTTTTATAGAAAAACTCAATGATTGGTACTTTGAAGAAGCAGAAAAGAAGATAAAAGATACTTACAGAGTCGCCTCGATAGACCATTTTGAGTTAGGAAAAAGTTTGAGAATCTTTGGAGCGACAATAAAATATCTTGAATATACATTAATGGTAGACATCTCTTTGTCTGCACCCAAAAAAATTGAAGAAACTGATTGGATGATTCTTGATTCAAGGACAGTAGAAAATCTTTCTTTGATTCCCGGTGAACGTGGGAAAAATTTGTACGATATCTTAAACAAAACAAAGACCTCTATGGGGGCACGTTTGTTAAAAAAATGGATTCTCCAACCATTAAGAAACTTTGAAAAAATAATGGAGCGACAGAAGATAGTGGAAGCATTTTTTAATGATCGATTATTATTAAACGAGGTTCGCGAGTATTTAAATTCTATATATGACATAGAGCGTATTTTGACGAGACTTTCATACAAGAAGGCAACTCCAAAAGATTTGGTGTCTTTGAGATATTCTATAAGTGTAATTCCGAATATAATTTCTGCTCTTGAGACTAATGAAAAATTAGTGGAATTTTCAAGGAAAATTAAAACTTTTACTAATGTGGAAAAGTTGATTGAAAAGGCCATATTTGAAGAGCCTTCAAACACTCCTGGTGACGGGAAAGTAATAAAGGATGGCTTTTCTATTGAACTAGATGAATACAGGCAACTTCTTACGCATTCAAGCGATAAATTGAAAGAGTTTGAAATAAAAGAAAAGGAAAAAACAGGTATTCAGAAGTTAAAGATAGGCTATAACCAAGTTTTTGGTTATTATATAGAAGTACCAAAAGGTCAAATAAAAAATGTTCCAGATTATTTTATTAGAAAACAAACTCTTGTAAATTCTGAAAGATATATTACCCCGGAATTGAAAGAATTTGAAGATAAAATAATGTCTGCAAAAGAGAAAATAGAAATAATTGAAAAGAAAATTTTTGAAGATGTTTGTCAAGAAATTTCAAAATATATACCTGAAATAAAGCAGACTGCTGAATTAATTGCTCAATTAGATGTTTTAACTAATTTAGCTTATGTTTCCAGCTTATACGGTTATACCAAACCAGAATTTTCGAAAAATAAGTTTTTGATAAAAAAGGGAAGACATGCAGTAGTTGAGAGATACGTTTCAAACTTTATTCCCAATGACACATATATGGATGAAAATATAAGAATGTACATTATTACAGGTCCAAATATGAGTGGTAAAAGCACTTATATAAGACAGGTTGGTTTAATAACCTTGCTGGCACAGATTGGTTCTTTTGTACCAGCGGAATATGCAGTTCTTCCAATCTTTGATAGGATATTTACTAGAATAGGTGCAAGAGATGATATTTCCACTGGTAGAAGTACATTTCTTGTTGAAATGAATGAAGTTGCTTTAATCCTTTCAAAAGCCACTAAAGATAGTTTGGTTTTACTTGATGAAGTGGGAAGAGGTACAAGTACTTTTGACGGAATAAGCATTGCTTGGGCAATGAGTGAATATTTGTACAACGAGATAAAATGCAAAACAATGTTTGCGACACATTTTACGGAACTTACAGAACTTTCAGATGTCTATAATGGTATAAGGAATTTGACGATAAAGGTAGAAGAAACAAATAATGGTGTAGTATTTCTTTATGAAGTAATTGAAGGTGTGGCAGATAAAAGTTACGGTATTGAAGTCGCAGCTATTGCAGGAGTTCCAGGTGGAGTTGTTGAAAGAGCAAAAGAAATACTTAAGGTGATTACTGAAAAATCTGAATTAGAAAAGAAAGTACGTGTATTAAAAGAAGGTCAATTAAAGAAATTAGCTAGAAAATCAAAAATCTCAAAAGATCAAATTAGTATTTTTGAGGTAGGTGAAAATAATTGA